In one window of bacterium DNA:
- a CDS encoding CoA transferase, translated as MTPRVPQPPSGPLRSYRVLDLTDRNGWLCGRILGDLGCDVVKVEPPGGDDGRFVGPFAGDEPDPERGLPWLAYNANKRGITLAVASAPGRELLRRLAARADFLIETFPPGHLDACGAGYRDLRALNPRLIVTSITPFGQSGPYAAYRGTDLVAMAMSGFMSLVGEPGRPPLRVSLPQAPMWTGMYAAAGTLTAHYHRETTGRGQQVDVSMQSSLLWALANAPAYWSLGRADLQRGGTRIVGRSTSGAAMRAIYRCRDGHINFILYGGEAGRRSNEGLVRWMTASGEAPEWLRHKDWGAFNVASAAQDEVDEIERPLAAFLARRTKAEFSAASLAYGILGYPVADARDIRTDPQLAARDFWQAVDHPRDRTAVTYPGPFARFSATPAAIRRGAPGIGEHNEEIYRGELELSGDDLARLRREGVV; from the coding sequence GTGACACCGCGCGTGCCTCAGCCGCCGTCGGGTCCGCTGCGCTCCTACCGGGTTCTCGACCTCACCGACCGGAACGGGTGGCTGTGCGGACGCATCCTGGGCGATCTCGGCTGCGACGTCGTCAAAGTGGAGCCGCCCGGCGGCGATGACGGCCGGTTCGTGGGTCCGTTCGCCGGCGACGAGCCCGACCCGGAGCGCGGCCTGCCGTGGCTTGCCTACAACGCGAACAAACGGGGGATCACGCTGGCCGTGGCCTCGGCCCCGGGGCGGGAGCTGCTGCGGCGGCTCGCGGCGCGGGCGGACTTCCTCATCGAAACGTTTCCGCCCGGACACCTCGACGCCTGCGGCGCCGGCTATCGCGACCTCCGGGCGCTCAATCCCCGGCTCATCGTCACCTCCATCACGCCGTTCGGCCAGAGCGGGCCGTACGCGGCGTACAGGGGCACGGACCTGGTCGCGATGGCGATGAGCGGCTTCATGTCGCTCGTCGGCGAACCCGGCCGTCCCCCGCTCCGGGTCTCGCTGCCCCAGGCGCCGATGTGGACCGGCATGTACGCGGCCGCCGGGACGCTGACCGCGCACTACCATCGCGAGACCACCGGCCGCGGCCAGCAGGTGGACGTCTCGATGCAGTCCAGCCTCTTGTGGGCGCTCGCCAACGCGCCGGCGTACTGGAGCCTGGGGCGCGCCGACCTGCAGCGGGGCGGGACCCGCATCGTGGGGCGCAGCACGAGCGGCGCGGCCATGCGCGCGATCTACCGCTGCCGCGACGGCCACATCAACTTCATTCTCTACGGCGGCGAGGCGGGGCGCCGGTCCAACGAGGGCCTGGTGCGCTGGATGACCGCATCGGGCGAGGCGCCGGAGTGGCTTCGGCACAAGGACTGGGGTGCCTTCAACGTGGCGAGCGCCGCGCAGGACGAGGTCGACGAGATCGAGCGGCCCCTCGCCGCGTTTCTGGCGCGGCGGACCAAGGCCGAGTTCTCCGCCGCGTCGCTGGCGTACGGCATCCTGGGCTACCCGGTGGCCGACGCGCGGGACATCCGCACGGACCCGCAGCTGGCCGCCCGGGACTTCTGGCAGGCCGTGGACCACCCGCGCGACCGCACCGCGGTCACCTACCCCGGCCCGTTCGCCCGGTTCTCGGCGACGCCCGCGGCGATCCGGCGCGGCGCCCCGGGCATCGGCGAGCACAACGAGGAGATCTATCGCGGGGAACTGGAGCTCTCGGGGGACGATCTCGCGCGGCTGCGGCGGGAGGGTGTGGTGTGA
- a CDS encoding CoA transferase has product MTVALAGIRVVEFGVFAAGPTVGKHLGEHGAVVVRVESRSRPDGFRVHYPPYKDNIPGLNRTGTFAIFNDSKLGVTLNLKHPQALGLAARLVAWADVLIENFVPGVMARNGLGYEAARAMNPSIVYLSSCNMGQTGPKAGQRGFGSQLTSQSGFTFLAGEADGDPMLLFGPYIDFVAVGFGLVAVLAALDHRRRTGQGQHIDLSQYESGLQFIAPALLEYELTGRLRMRAGNRSAHGAPHGAYPCRGEDRWCVIAVCSEDEWRRFCETAGHPEWTADARFASLAARKAHEDALDALVRGWTSERDAREVMDALQAAGVRAGVVNRLSDLFDDPQLRHRLTWRELEHPELGRFSYEAPPFLLSETPAALYRSPLLGEHNAMVYRDILGLREDEIARLTRDGVIE; this is encoded by the coding sequence GTGACGGTGGCCCTCGCCGGCATCCGGGTCGTCGAGTTCGGCGTGTTCGCGGCGGGCCCCACCGTCGGCAAACATCTGGGCGAGCACGGGGCCGTGGTCGTCCGCGTGGAGTCGCGGTCGCGGCCGGACGGGTTCCGCGTTCACTATCCCCCCTACAAAGACAACATCCCCGGGCTCAACCGCACCGGCACCTTCGCCATCTTCAACGACAGCAAGCTCGGCGTCACGCTGAACCTCAAGCATCCGCAGGCGCTCGGCCTGGCCGCCCGCCTGGTGGCGTGGGCCGACGTGCTGATCGAGAACTTCGTCCCCGGCGTGATGGCCCGCAACGGCCTCGGCTACGAGGCCGCGCGCGCGATGAACCCCTCGATCGTCTACCTGAGCTCGTGCAACATGGGCCAGACCGGCCCGAAGGCCGGCCAGCGGGGGTTCGGGTCGCAGCTCACGTCGCAGAGCGGGTTCACCTTTCTCGCCGGCGAGGCGGACGGCGACCCGATGCTGCTCTTCGGGCCGTACATCGATTTCGTGGCGGTCGGGTTCGGGCTGGTCGCGGTGCTGGCCGCGCTCGACCATCGCCGGCGCACCGGGCAGGGACAGCACATCGACCTGTCGCAATACGAGAGCGGGCTGCAGTTCATCGCACCGGCGTTGCTCGAGTACGAGCTCACGGGACGGCTCCGCATGCGGGCGGGGAATCGGAGCGCGCATGGCGCGCCGCACGGCGCGTATCCCTGCCGCGGCGAGGACCGGTGGTGCGTCATCGCGGTCTGCTCGGAGGACGAGTGGCGCCGGTTCTGTGAGACGGCCGGCCACCCGGAGTGGACCGCCGACGCGCGGTTCGCGTCGCTCGCCGCCCGCAAGGCGCACGAGGACGCGCTCGACGCCCTCGTCCGCGGATGGACGTCGGAGCGCGACGCCCGCGAGGTGATGGACGCGCTCCAGGCCGCGGGCGTGCGGGCCGGCGTCGTGAACCGCCTTTCCGACCTGTTCGACGACCCGCAGTTGCGCCACCGGCTCACCTGGCGGGAGCTCGAGCATCCGGAGCTGGGCCGGTTCTCCTACGAAGCGCCGCCGTTCCTCCTGTCGGAGACGCCGGCCGCGTTGTACCGCAGCCCGCTGCTCGGCGAGCACAACGCGATGGTGTACCGCGACATTCTGGGGCTCCGCGAGGACGAGATCGCGCGGTTGACACGAGACGGCGTCATCGAGTGA
- a CDS encoding FadR/GntR family transcriptional regulator produces MFQPVRATRASDGIIRQIKDLIFDGHLKPTDALPSEKDLAGQFQVSRITVRDGLRVLESQGLINIKVGARGGAFVARPSTLPVSESLANMLRLKQATLRHLVEARILVEPHVADIAARRATAEDLRAMEEAIAAARAGRAAGDRYFIPTSVAFHLALAEAAKNPVLFFTVNSFRALFHEALAALLPADDMAERAVDDHQRILEAIRARDGERARRLMQEHVSYFAARVSPTAGDVDSPRPAARPGAPVRARRPRAGTDPRV; encoded by the coding sequence ATGTTTCAGCCTGTCCGCGCGACCCGGGCGTCCGACGGGATCATCCGCCAGATCAAGGACCTGATCTTCGACGGCCACCTCAAGCCCACCGACGCGCTGCCGTCCGAGAAGGACCTGGCCGGGCAGTTCCAGGTCAGCCGGATCACTGTCCGGGACGGACTGCGCGTGCTCGAATCGCAGGGGCTGATCAACATCAAAGTCGGCGCGCGCGGCGGCGCCTTCGTCGCCCGGCCGAGCACCCTGCCGGTGAGCGAATCCCTCGCCAACATGCTCCGGCTCAAGCAGGCGACGCTGCGACATCTCGTCGAGGCCCGGATCCTCGTCGAGCCCCACGTGGCCGACATCGCCGCGCGGCGCGCGACCGCCGAAGATCTGCGGGCCATGGAGGAGGCGATCGCCGCGGCCCGCGCCGGCCGCGCGGCCGGCGACCGCTACTTCATCCCCACCAGCGTAGCGTTCCACCTGGCGCTGGCGGAGGCGGCGAAGAATCCCGTGCTGTTCTTCACCGTCAACTCGTTCCGGGCGCTGTTCCACGAAGCCCTCGCCGCGCTGCTGCCGGCCGACGACATGGCGGAGCGCGCCGTCGACGATCATCAACGCATTCTCGAAGCGATCCGCGCGCGGGACGGCGAGCGGGCGAGGCGCCTGATGCAGGAGCACGTCTCCTACTTCGCCGCCCGGGTAAGTCCCACCGCAGGGGACGTCGACTCGCCCCGCCCGGCCGCGCGCCCCGGCGCTCCGGTACGGGCGAGGCGGCCGCGGGCCGGCACGGATCCCCGGGTGTGA
- a CDS encoding HoxN/HupN/NixA family nickel/cobalt transporter, with product MTAKVRPAWAGYGAAILALHAGGLAALLAAARAHPALLGMGFLAYTLGLRHAFDADHITAIDNVVRRLARRGRAALGVGFYFSLGHSTVVFLMAAAAVALTHGTEQALPHLRTLGGLIGTTVSGGFLILIGVINLFIWLDIYLIFQRMRRGRHDATALEALLDSRGLVMRAAAPLVRLISRGWHAYPLGFLFGLGFDTASEVALLALAAGAAASALPVWGVLALPLLFASGMSLMDTADGIFMTTAYRWAFATPIRKVYYNLTVTGLSVVAALLVGGIELAQAAAQALGLTAGVWGRLQMLDFGRLGYLLVGLFVATWSLSYGAWRLLRIEERP from the coding sequence GTGACGGCGAAGGTCCGGCCGGCGTGGGCGGGCTACGGGGCCGCGATTCTCGCGCTGCACGCCGGCGGGCTGGCGGCCCTGCTCGCGGCGGCCCGGGCGCATCCCGCGCTGCTCGGGATGGGGTTTCTCGCCTACACGCTCGGGCTGCGCCACGCGTTCGACGCCGACCATATCACGGCGATCGACAACGTCGTCCGCCGGCTGGCCCGCCGCGGGCGGGCCGCCCTCGGCGTCGGCTTCTATTTCTCGCTCGGCCACTCCACGGTCGTCTTCCTCATGGCCGCCGCCGCGGTCGCGCTGACGCACGGGACGGAGCAGGCGCTGCCGCATCTCCGCACGCTCGGGGGCCTGATCGGCACCACGGTGTCGGGCGGGTTTCTCATCCTCATCGGCGTGATCAACCTCTTCATTTGGCTCGACATCTACCTCATCTTTCAACGGATGCGCCGCGGCCGCCACGACGCGACGGCGCTCGAGGCCCTGTTGGACTCGCGGGGCCTCGTCATGCGGGCGGCCGCCCCGCTCGTCCGCCTCATCAGCCGCGGCTGGCATGCCTATCCGCTGGGCTTTCTGTTCGGCCTGGGGTTCGACACGGCCAGCGAGGTGGCGCTGCTCGCGCTGGCCGCGGGCGCCGCCGCCAGCGCGCTGCCCGTCTGGGGCGTGCTGGCCCTGCCGCTGCTGTTTGCCTCGGGGATGAGCCTCATGGACACCGCCGACGGCATCTTCATGACCACGGCCTACCGGTGGGCGTTCGCCACGCCGATCCGCAAAGTGTATTACAATCTCACCGTGACCGGACTCTCGGTCGTCGCGGCGCTCCTCGTCGGGGGCATCGAGCTCGCCCAAGCCGCCGCCCAGGCGCTCGGGCTCACCGCCGGCGTCTGGGGCCGGCTGCAGATGCTCGATTTCGGCCGGCTCGGGTACCTGCTCGTCGGGCTCTTCGTGGCGACCTGGTCGCTTTCGTACGGGGCGTGGCGACTGCTGCGGATCGAAGAACGGCCATGA
- a CDS encoding UbiD family decarboxylase — MATQVKVERGIQSLRGTLEWLRQEGLLLETEVPIDPDLEVTGVQKHLDGSYPLLFKNVKGYPAAQAVTNLFANMGIVDRLFGWSSPVERTHRLAHALTHPIPPVEIPQADAPCQEEVLTGDLDVNKHVIAIRHTELESERTIGSGNSVVVGPYFHGGSHIGYNRMNARWGNVCTFQSAPGSHMWQVITEHYHDEQPIPLTMCFGLPPAATLIAGGGFDYVILPRGGDELGAAGAAQGAPIRIVRARTVDAWAVADCELVLEGLLHPRDKRYETAEAEAADVQGRFPFHPEWAGYMGKAYRAPTFHVTGITMRRRATKPIFYLLGVHMLDCNNIDTTVRESAIYELCERLQPGIVQDVNIPFCMTDWGGCIFQVKKRLKTDDGHVRNFLAATMATSHGMRLAIAVDQDVDIYNMDEIIWCLTTRVNPRNDILNPVPGGAGQTFMPEERLTAGDRQWTAMNTRFEGGMAIDATVPYGYEKDFQRPVYPIQTVGLDKFFDAEQIAKGKALMRGWVELLARTGR, encoded by the coding sequence ATGGCGACGCAGGTGAAGGTCGAGCGCGGCATTCAGTCGCTGCGCGGCACGCTCGAGTGGCTCAGGCAGGAAGGCCTGCTCCTGGAAACGGAGGTCCCGATCGACCCGGACCTCGAGGTCACCGGCGTGCAGAAGCACCTGGACGGCAGCTACCCGCTGCTGTTCAAGAACGTGAAGGGCTATCCCGCCGCCCAGGCGGTCACCAACCTCTTTGCGAACATGGGGATCGTGGACCGGCTGTTCGGCTGGAGCTCGCCGGTGGAACGCACCCACCGCCTTGCCCACGCCCTCACGCACCCGATCCCGCCGGTCGAAATCCCGCAGGCCGACGCGCCGTGCCAGGAAGAGGTCCTCACCGGCGACCTCGACGTGAACAAGCACGTGATCGCGATCCGCCACACGGAGCTCGAGTCCGAGCGGACGATCGGGAGCGGGAACAGCGTCGTGGTCGGGCCCTATTTCCACGGCGGCAGCCACATCGGCTACAACCGGATGAACGCCCGATGGGGGAACGTCTGCACGTTTCAGTCCGCCCCCGGTTCGCACATGTGGCAGGTCATCACCGAGCACTATCACGACGAGCAGCCGATCCCGCTGACGATGTGCTTCGGCCTCCCGCCGGCCGCCACGCTGATCGCCGGCGGCGGGTTCGACTACGTGATCCTGCCGCGCGGCGGCGACGAGCTCGGCGCCGCCGGGGCCGCGCAGGGCGCTCCGATCCGGATCGTCCGGGCGCGGACCGTCGACGCCTGGGCCGTGGCGGACTGCGAGCTGGTCCTCGAAGGCCTGCTCCACCCGCGGGACAAGCGCTACGAGACCGCGGAGGCCGAGGCCGCGGACGTCCAGGGGCGGTTCCCCTTCCACCCGGAGTGGGCCGGCTACATGGGGAAGGCGTACCGCGCGCCGACGTTCCACGTCACGGGGATCACGATGCGGCGCCGCGCGACGAAGCCGATCTTCTACCTGCTCGGCGTGCACATGCTCGACTGCAACAACATCGACACGACGGTGCGCGAGTCGGCGATCTACGAACTGTGCGAGCGGCTGCAGCCCGGCATCGTCCAGGACGTCAACATCCCCTTTTGCATGACCGACTGGGGCGGCTGCATCTTCCAGGTGAAGAAGCGGCTCAAGACCGACGACGGCCACGTCCGCAACTTCCTGGCCGCCACCATGGCCACGAGCCACGGGATGCGGCTCGCGATCGCGGTGGATCAGGACGTCGACATCTACAACATGGACGAGATCATCTGGTGTCTGACGACCCGCGTGAACCCGCGCAACGACATCCTGAACCCGGTGCCGGGCGGCGCCGGCCAGACCTTCATGCCCGAGGAACGGCTCACCGCGGGCGACCGCCAGTGGACCGCCATGAACACCCGCTTCGAGGGCGGCATGGCGATCGACGCGACGGTCCCGTACGGATACGAGAAGGACTTCCAGCGGCCGGTCTACCCCATCCAGACGGTGGGCCTCGACAAATTCTTCGACGCCGAGCAGATTGCGAAGGGCAAGGCCCTGATGCGGGGATGGGTCGAGTTGCTCGCGCGCACCGGACGGTAG